One stretch of Nitrososphaerota archaeon DNA includes these proteins:
- a CDS encoding Retroviral aspartyl protease, whose translation MLVDTGSTYTVLPENLLRSLAVTPLRTAKLRLADGRLIERPLGEVGVELEGLRATSTPVVFGEGEVALLGSVTLEQLGLAPDPVAKRLKTVEALLM comes from the coding sequence ATGCTTGTTGACACAGGGTCGACATACACGGTGCTGCCTGAGAACCTCTTGCGTAGTCTTGCTGTTACCCCTTTGAGAACCGCCAAGCTTAGATTAGCCGACGGTCGGCTCATCGAAAGACCGTTGGGAGAGGTTGGGGTAGAGTTAGAGGGTCTTAGAGCTACATCAACTCCAGTTGTCTTTGGGGAAGGAGAGGTAGCCCTACTAGGCTCGGTCACACTAGAGCAGCTAGGTTTAGCGCCAGATCCTGTGGCAAAGCGCTTAAAGACTGTTGAAGCTCTCCTTATGTAG
- a CDS encoding ABC transporter permease: MDAEKLVGKSGLINLLISSTKHALSTIIGIVGGMVAGSIVLWLTGFDPVYVYYTIFAEAWGTSFGVGKMSITMMPLLIIGVGLLFCFKAGTWNIGAQGQMIIGALFANIAGYAFGPLPAPILIPIVLLASIVGGVIWILPAAVMKAKWGINEVVTTMLFNFLGIYLLMYLVKSPLRYPKEYHPITQPIYPSAELPMLPGTPIHTGLIIGLALSIFTYVFFTKTMLGFQFRIIGSNLKAARYAGLRIPWLIFYSLVISGALCGLAGGVQLAGTMRFLDPDWVPWYGFQAVPLVFLARLNALALIPFSFFFASLLIGGDLMHRIVGLPVFFVDVIFGLMLILFAASESIRYVRLRKRKEV, translated from the coding sequence TTGGATGCAGAGAAGTTAGTGGGCAAATCCGGTTTGATCAACTTGTTAATATCTTCGACCAAACATGCTCTCTCGACGATCATAGGCATAGTTGGCGGGATGGTGGCTGGTTCTATAGTTCTTTGGTTAACTGGGTTTGATCCAGTCTATGTCTATTACACAATCTTTGCGGAGGCGTGGGGTACGTCTTTCGGTGTAGGTAAAATGTCTATTACGATGATGCCCCTTCTGATAATAGGTGTTGGGCTTCTTTTCTGCTTCAAAGCAGGAACTTGGAATATAGGGGCTCAGGGGCAGATGATAATAGGTGCCCTCTTCGCCAATATAGCTGGCTACGCTTTTGGGCCTTTACCTGCGCCTATTCTTATCCCGATTGTATTATTAGCGAGTATAGTTGGTGGTGTCATCTGGATTCTTCCTGCTGCGGTGATGAAGGCCAAGTGGGGTATAAACGAGGTTGTCACGACTATGCTTTTCAACTTTCTTGGGATATATCTATTGATGTATCTTGTGAAGAGCCCGCTTAGATACCCAAAAGAGTACCACCCTATTACACAACCAATCTACCCTTCGGCAGAACTTCCTATGCTTCCTGGAACACCTATTCACACAGGTTTGATAATTGGCTTAGCACTTAGCATATTTACATACGTGTTCTTTACGAAAACTATGCTAGGCTTTCAGTTCAGAATTATAGGTAGCAACTTGAAGGCTGCGAGATACGCTGGGCTTCGTATACCTTGGCTCATCTTTTACTCACTTGTTATTAGCGGTGCGTTATGCGGCTTGGCTGGTGGGGTGCAGCTAGCTGGCACAATGCGTTTTCTTGATCCAGATTGGGTGCCTTGGTATGGATTTCAAGCTGTGCCTTTAGTCTTTTTAGCCAGGTTGAACGCTCTAGCGCTTATACCATTTTCATTCTTCTTTGCATCACTGCTTATAGGTGGGGATCTGATGCATAGAATCGTTGGGCTTCCAGTGTTCTTTGTTGACGTAATCTTTGGATTGATGCTCATACTCTTTGCTGCGTCTGAATCTATTAGATATGTTAGACTGAGGAAGCGAAAGGAGGTGTAA
- a CDS encoding zinc-dependent alcohol dehydrogenase family protein, whose product MRSMKAAVFRGVNNLVVEDRPVPEIKNPTDVLLEIYGCGICGTDPKIIAGEHPVVPGVILGHEYVGTVLKVGEKVKNVKPGDRVTVDVDIKCGECYYCKTGRENLCQNIKTLGEHLDGGYAEYNLSPASTLYKIPDNMSFEAGILAGPISCVINGVKRAQIKPGDTVVIIGAGPMGLLYLQLLKESEAAKVIVCEVKDKRIEDAKRFGAKIVIDVKKEEPSEVVKSLTDGRGADVVIEAAGTPTATKQALSLIGRGGRVVLFGINPQGQEVPIEPFDITFRQIEIVGSFISNYTFHAALQLLNAGRFDVENFITHRINLPEIHQGMDLMRKGECIKVMVVPR is encoded by the coding sequence TTGCGTAGCATGAAGGCTGCTGTCTTTAGAGGAGTAAATAATCTAGTAGTTGAGGACAGACCCGTACCAGAGATAAAAAATCCGACTGATGTGCTATTAGAAATCTATGGTTGTGGTATATGTGGGACGGATCCAAAAATAATAGCTGGAGAGCATCCTGTTGTTCCTGGAGTAATCCTTGGCCACGAATACGTGGGTACAGTCTTAAAAGTAGGGGAAAAAGTGAAAAATGTTAAGCCAGGAGACCGTGTAACAGTCGACGTGGATATTAAATGTGGCGAATGTTACTACTGTAAAACAGGGCGAGAGAACTTATGTCAGAATATTAAGACACTAGGTGAACACTTGGACGGCGGATACGCAGAATACAATCTTTCACCAGCATCAACGCTCTATAAGATTCCTGATAATATGTCGTTTGAAGCAGGTATATTAGCTGGTCCGATATCTTGTGTAATTAATGGGGTGAAAAGAGCTCAGATAAAACCCGGAGATACGGTTGTCATAATCGGCGCTGGTCCTATGGGTTTACTCTACCTTCAGCTCCTCAAAGAGAGTGAAGCAGCCAAAGTTATTGTATGTGAAGTTAAGGATAAGCGTATCGAGGATGCCAAACGATTCGGCGCGAAGATAGTAATCGATGTAAAAAAAGAGGAACCTTCTGAAGTGGTTAAGAGTTTAACGGATGGGAGAGGAGCTGATGTAGTAATAGAAGCGGCTGGTACCCCCACCGCCACAAAGCAGGCTCTTTCCTTGATAGGAAGAGGAGGTAGAGTAGTCCTATTTGGAATAAATCCACAAGGACAAGAGGTTCCGATTGAACCATTCGATATAACGTTTAGGCAAATAGAGATAGTGGGCAGCTTCATTTCGAACTACACCTTCCACGCAGCTTTGCAACTACTCAATGCTGGTAGGTTCGACGTAGAAAACTTTATAACGCACCGGATAAACCTTCCAGAAATTCACCAAGGAATGGATCTGATGAGAAAAGGAGAATGCATAAAAGTAATGGTAGTACCACGTTAA
- a CDS encoding aldehyde ferredoxin oxidoreductase family protein: MVQGYAGRILTINLQSRKIVEEELEAAWCKSYVGGKGFAAKILLQRSEKGVDPLGEESLLIFAVGPMNASLVPGSNRLGAFFKSPLTGIWGESYCGGQIATQFKRAGFDAVVITGRSDEPIYLLIDDGKVSIKKADHLWGKDSFETQDIIIKDHGSDLQVAAIGPAGENLVKFACVDHSKGRQFGRCGLGAVMGSKKLKAMAVRGSRKYEPADIKAVERVRSRVLAEVKEKHKSLSTYGTPGILPIVNEAGALPTYYWSEKPFDDYEKISPELLKSKFYKSRRSCYGCSIACCQTSELQDETHLKSEGPEYETLYAFGSLCGITELNWVIKLGDVCDKLGLDTITAGNLVGFAMECFRRGVLGREDFDGLEPKFGDAQSALNLIVKIAYRKGVGAVLAEGVRAAARVIGRGAEEFAVHVKGLEPPGYDPRALKGMALAYAVSSRGACHLRHMAYRPNLVGKHPFRPEIKVNRFSYMDQPQIVKEQEDFYTLVDSMIYCHFLCLPIAGPILWDEMLEAFNGVTGLNLEMDAFRECAVRINNLIRLYNLREGVPPDTEYPRVWLTQPLKRRGAEGELVSEEKLKEMLKEYYRLRGWSDQGVPRDQEAKS; the protein is encoded by the coding sequence ATGGTACAGGGATATGCTGGCAGAATCCTGACGATAAATCTTCAGAGTAGGAAGATCGTAGAAGAGGAATTGGAAGCAGCGTGGTGCAAGAGCTATGTAGGCGGTAAGGGTTTTGCGGCGAAGATTCTCCTACAAAGGAGCGAGAAAGGTGTTGATCCTCTAGGTGAGGAGAGTCTGCTGATCTTTGCTGTTGGACCTATGAATGCAAGCTTAGTTCCTGGTTCGAATAGGTTGGGTGCGTTCTTTAAGTCTCCTTTAACAGGCATCTGGGGTGAGTCGTACTGTGGTGGGCAGATCGCTACACAGTTCAAAAGAGCAGGCTTTGATGCCGTAGTGATAACAGGTAGAAGCGATGAACCAATCTACCTCCTTATCGATGATGGCAAAGTTTCTATCAAGAAGGCAGATCATTTATGGGGCAAGGATTCCTTCGAAACCCAAGACATCATCATAAAGGATCACGGTAGTGATCTTCAAGTGGCAGCCATAGGGCCTGCTGGTGAGAACCTTGTGAAGTTCGCTTGCGTAGACCATTCGAAGGGTAGGCAGTTTGGGAGGTGTGGCTTGGGTGCTGTTATGGGTTCTAAGAAGCTGAAGGCTATGGCGGTTCGAGGTAGTAGAAAGTATGAGCCTGCAGACATTAAGGCCGTGGAAAGGGTTAGAAGTAGGGTTCTTGCTGAGGTTAAGGAGAAGCATAAATCACTATCGACATATGGGACGCCTGGAATTCTACCTATCGTAAATGAGGCTGGTGCGTTACCAACCTACTACTGGAGCGAGAAGCCTTTCGACGATTATGAGAAGATTTCTCCAGAGCTCTTGAAGAGCAAGTTTTATAAGAGTAGGAGGTCTTGCTACGGCTGCTCTATAGCCTGCTGCCAGACCTCTGAACTGCAAGATGAGACTCATCTGAAGAGCGAGGGACCAGAGTATGAGACGCTATACGCCTTTGGCTCACTATGTGGCATCACTGAGCTTAACTGGGTAATTAAGCTTGGTGATGTTTGCGACAAACTTGGGTTGGATACCATTACAGCTGGTAATTTGGTAGGTTTCGCTATGGAGTGCTTTAGACGAGGCGTTTTAGGCAGAGAGGATTTTGACGGCTTGGAGCCTAAATTCGGCGACGCTCAATCCGCTTTGAATCTCATAGTTAAGATAGCTTACAGAAAGGGGGTTGGTGCGGTGCTAGCTGAGGGTGTGAGAGCGGCTGCGCGTGTAATAGGTAGGGGGGCTGAAGAATTTGCTGTTCACGTTAAAGGTCTTGAGCCGCCTGGCTACGATCCTAGGGCGCTTAAGGGTATGGCTTTAGCGTATGCTGTTAGTAGTAGAGGTGCTTGCCACCTGAGGCATATGGCATATAGACCTAACCTCGTAGGCAAGCATCCATTTAGACCAGAAATTAAAGTGAATAGGTTTTCGTATATGGATCAGCCGCAGATAGTTAAGGAGCAGGAGGACTTCTACACGCTGGTTGATTCGATGATCTACTGCCACTTCCTCTGCCTACCTATCGCTGGACCTATACTCTGGGATGAGATGCTCGAAGCCTTTAATGGTGTTACTGGTCTAAACTTGGAGATGGATGCCTTTAGGGAGTGCGCGGTGAGGATAAACAACCTTATCCGCCTCTATAACCTCAGAGAAGGTGTACCACCAGACACCGAGTATCCAAGGGTGTGGTTAACTCAACCTCTTAAAAGGAGGGGGGCTGAGGGCGAATTAGTTAGTGAAGAGAAGCTTAAAGAGATGCTGAAGGAGTACTATAGGCTTAGAGGCTGGAGTGACCAAGGCGTTCCAAGAGACCAGGAAGCCAAATCTTAG
- a CDS encoding ABC transporter permease produces the protein MIDSILTMFITFISASMLRVATPILLAALGECYVQNAGILNLGIEGIMLFSAFTGFLAAVATNSSLIGLLAGLGTGLLLGFLLAVLYVTLKSDQIVVGIAFSLSAIGFTSLYFRLLYGTTLPKLPVKEWVINIPELAAIPIIGRMFFNQPFLVYVSIALVPFFYYVLYKTRFGLKIRTLGENPMVADTAGVNVFLYRYIVMLIGGLLAGLGGAYLSLYQVSLFQDNLIQGRGYVAIAIVMFARWNPLKILGGALLYGVAEAFAGAIQALGYLRTVPAEIILMLPYIITILGLVVLARRARFPPAFARPYRREMR, from the coding sequence TTGATAGACTCCATACTAACTATGTTTATAACATTTATCTCCGCTAGCATGTTGAGAGTTGCCACACCGATCTTACTAGCGGCTTTAGGAGAATGCTATGTTCAGAACGCAGGAATACTTAACCTTGGCATAGAAGGAATAATGCTATTCTCAGCCTTTACAGGCTTCCTAGCAGCCGTAGCGACGAATTCAAGCCTTATAGGGCTTCTCGCAGGATTGGGTACAGGTCTACTCTTAGGCTTCCTCTTAGCCGTTTTATATGTCACTCTTAAATCTGATCAAATAGTCGTTGGAATAGCGTTCTCATTATCAGCAATAGGTTTCACAAGCTTATACTTTAGGTTACTCTATGGTACAACGCTACCAAAGCTTCCAGTTAAAGAGTGGGTTATTAACATACCTGAACTCGCCGCTATACCGATCATAGGCAGAATGTTCTTTAATCAGCCCTTCTTAGTATACGTGAGCATAGCGCTGGTACCCTTTTTCTACTACGTTCTTTACAAGACACGCTTCGGACTAAAGATCAGAACACTTGGTGAGAATCCTATGGTTGCAGACACAGCTGGTGTAAACGTCTTCCTTTATCGCTACATAGTTATGTTAATAGGCGGGCTTCTAGCTGGGTTAGGTGGGGCTTACCTATCACTCTACCAAGTCTCGCTCTTCCAAGATAACTTGATCCAAGGGAGAGGCTATGTAGCTATAGCTATTGTGATGTTTGCAAGATGGAACCCTCTAAAGATCTTAGGCGGAGCGTTGCTTTATGGTGTAGCAGAAGCCTTTGCTGGCGCTATACAAGCATTAGGTTACTTGCGCACAGTACCTGCTGAGATTATTCTTATGCTGCCTTATATTATAACTATTCTTGGGTTAGTTGTACTAGCTAGGCGTGCACGTTTTCCACCAGCTTTTGCCAGACCATATAGGAGGGAAATGAGGTGA
- a CDS encoding BMP family ABC transporter substrate-binding protein produces the protein MRAERFHGKKRGVSTTVAVAAIVIIAIIAGVAGYFGGASQATTTTITEHHTITSTITQTAAVQTVTQTVTQTVAGEGVLGKKLKVAIIVPGRANDYGWNQEGVEGLRKVAAKFGAEFSFSEGLGYGEPPLRALEDYIRKGYDLVVGHAGGYREFCLELVRTGRIGQSKVLIVSEAQEGMEERDVVPGKLGTYSFVVTAASYPAGYLAGLMTKSNIVGIVQSVETDINWIRQSAAFAQGLKAANPRAKLLFTVVGSYEDPAKGKEYTAAQIGLGADVIFGQGDGTSFGIMDACRDAGVWFIDVIGDKRAIDEKGILLTSVLWDFSKAYEQAVIDIYNGEFGKHNYYMSHANQAIYLLTLNPKVPADIAAKVNEISKKVQAGEIKVKVPNSIEDLHAIFRELGYE, from the coding sequence ATGCGGGCGGAAAGATTTCATGGGAAAAAGAGAGGTGTTTCTACAACTGTAGCCGTTGCGGCAATAGTCATTATTGCGATTATAGCTGGTGTGGCAGGCTACTTCGGGGGTGCTTCTCAAGCTACCACAACTACAATAACAGAGCACCACACAATTACTTCCACTATTACACAAACAGCTGCTGTACAAACAGTAACTCAAACAGTAACACAAACGGTAGCTGGTGAAGGAGTACTAGGTAAGAAACTTAAGGTGGCGATAATAGTTCCAGGTAGAGCTAACGATTACGGTTGGAATCAGGAGGGTGTTGAGGGCTTAAGAAAGGTCGCTGCTAAGTTCGGGGCAGAATTCTCTTTCAGTGAGGGGCTAGGTTACGGTGAACCACCTCTCAGGGCACTTGAGGACTACATAAGAAAAGGCTATGATCTGGTGGTCGGTCATGCAGGCGGCTACAGAGAGTTCTGTCTTGAGCTCGTCAGAACTGGGAGGATAGGTCAGAGCAAGGTACTTATTGTAAGTGAGGCTCAAGAAGGGATGGAGGAGCGAGATGTCGTACCAGGTAAGCTTGGAACATACTCTTTCGTCGTTACGGCTGCGTCATATCCAGCAGGATATCTTGCGGGTCTTATGACAAAATCTAACATCGTTGGTATAGTTCAGTCTGTTGAGACAGATATAAACTGGATAAGACAGAGTGCAGCGTTCGCGCAAGGGCTTAAGGCGGCTAATCCTAGGGCTAAACTGCTATTTACGGTTGTAGGCTCCTACGAAGACCCTGCTAAAGGCAAAGAATACACTGCCGCCCAAATTGGGCTTGGGGCTGATGTCATATTTGGCCAAGGCGACGGCACCTCATTCGGTATAATGGATGCTTGCAGAGACGCAGGGGTATGGTTTATTGACGTCATAGGCGACAAAAGAGCCATAGATGAAAAAGGAATACTCCTAACCTCAGTACTATGGGACTTCTCAAAGGCATATGAGCAGGCTGTGATCGACATTTACAACGGAGAGTTCGGTAAGCATAACTACTATATGTCGCACGCGAATCAAGCTATTTACCTCTTAACCCTAAACCCCAAGGTGCCTGCTGACATAGCAGCAAAAGTAAATGAAATCAGCAAGAAGGTTCAAGCAGGAGAAATTAAAGTGAAGGTTCCAAATAGTATCGAGGACCTTCACGCCATATTTAGGGAACTCGGCTACGAATAG
- a CDS encoding ABC transporter ATP-binding protein, which produces MIGITKSFPGVVANKNVDFDLKKGEIHGLLGENGAGKTTLMNILYGFYRPDEGEIYIEGKRVKMRSPKDALKLGIGMVYQHFTLVPEFKVVENVMLGMDIVGQKIGLKATASLIEEQAKQLGFTVNPWSKVADLSLGEQQRVEILKVLLRGAKVIILDEPTSVLAPVEVAGLFNVLKQLVSQGKSIVFITHKLNEAMELCDRITVLRAGRKIGTLDKSEITSTLEIVRMMFGVEAEPALAAEVPRTFGKEVLKVENLVVQSDRGVDAVKGVSFSIREGEILGLAGIDGNGQKELAEALSGIRSIKSGKIYFKGEDVTRLGAGDLHVRGISYITDDRISEGLIQDFTLAENITLKDFRKNDMKRSLFLDWKKASKIAKEVIKEYELAAAKPNSLVQTLSGGTQQKLLVAREIGGEASLIIANQPTHGVDAKTTAYIRKKLVEKASKGAAVLLISNDLDEIFSCANTIAVIYEGKILGILDRQSATREDIAYLMIGVKRD; this is translated from the coding sequence ATGATAGGTATAACGAAGAGCTTTCCAGGAGTGGTTGCAAATAAAAACGTCGATTTTGATTTAAAAAAAGGGGAGATACATGGGCTTCTGGGTGAAAACGGAGCCGGTAAAACAACCCTCATGAACATCCTATACGGATTCTACCGACCAGACGAAGGCGAAATATATATTGAGGGGAAGCGGGTAAAGATGCGCTCACCAAAAGACGCTCTTAAGCTTGGTATAGGCATGGTTTACCAACACTTCACACTTGTGCCTGAATTCAAAGTGGTTGAGAATGTGATGCTTGGCATGGATATAGTAGGCCAAAAGATCGGTCTAAAGGCAACAGCTTCTCTGATAGAGGAGCAAGCAAAGCAGCTCGGTTTTACAGTGAACCCTTGGAGTAAAGTTGCTGATCTTTCTTTGGGCGAGCAGCAACGCGTAGAGATCTTAAAGGTTTTACTACGCGGAGCAAAGGTGATAATCTTGGATGAACCTACATCCGTCTTAGCTCCAGTAGAGGTTGCTGGCTTATTCAACGTGTTAAAGCAGCTCGTCTCTCAAGGTAAGTCGATAGTTTTCATCACACATAAGCTTAACGAAGCGATGGAACTTTGTGATAGAATAACGGTACTCAGAGCAGGTAGGAAGATAGGCACATTAGATAAAAGTGAAATTACTTCAACGCTTGAAATTGTCAGGATGATGTTTGGTGTAGAAGCTGAGCCGGCCCTTGCAGCAGAAGTTCCTAGAACATTTGGTAAGGAGGTTCTAAAAGTAGAGAATCTTGTGGTGCAGAGCGATAGGGGAGTCGACGCTGTAAAAGGTGTTTCTTTCTCGATAAGAGAAGGCGAAATCTTGGGGTTAGCGGGTATAGATGGAAACGGACAGAAGGAGTTAGCTGAGGCGCTATCTGGAATAAGAAGCATAAAATCTGGAAAAATATACTTTAAAGGAGAGGACGTTACAAGGCTTGGCGCAGGAGATCTTCACGTTAGAGGCATATCATATATAACAGATGATAGAATAAGTGAAGGCCTGATCCAAGACTTTACTTTGGCTGAGAACATTACGTTGAAAGACTTTAGAAAGAACGACATGAAGAGAAGCTTATTTCTAGATTGGAAGAAAGCTTCTAAGATAGCAAAGGAAGTTATAAAGGAATATGAGTTGGCTGCTGCTAAACCAAATTCGCTAGTTCAGACACTCTCAGGCGGAACGCAACAGAAGCTGTTGGTAGCTAGGGAAATAGGAGGAGAAGCCTCGCTTATAATAGCTAACCAGCCTACACATGGTGTTGATGCTAAGACAACAGCATATATTAGAAAGAAGCTCGTTGAAAAAGCTTCTAAAGGCGCTGCAGTGCTACTAATCTCCAACGATTTAGACGAAATCTTCAGTTGCGCCAACACAATCGCTGTAATATATGAGGGTAAAATCCTTGGCATCTTAGATAGGCAAAGTGCTACAAGAGAAGACATAGCCTATCTTATGATTGGTGTAAAGAGAGATTAG